In Desulforamulus hydrothermalis Lam5 = DSM 18033, a genomic segment contains:
- a CDS encoding alkaline phosphatase family protein — MPTTKGMIYIIIDSFHPRALAQGLQQGKLPALSFLIKNGSLDEGCVSNFPTMTPACTSALATGAPPSRHTVPGIVWYHRGERRIINYNFNWLSLFQRGLQQKVQDLVFNLNHRHLSWEVQTIYEQLEVKGILTAAVNPFFYRANTAYSVRLPFIIKLLTLFELSDMKIFGPQGFCLGQLYQPPGKLRQIIKDIRYWRKFGLNDEFSVRAAAWFLQQKQRPRLLTIYFPDTDKAAHAQNADCCHPCLTKLDQKIAELLNCFPSWQEALNQYTFLVVGDHAQSTLTKGRQALIKIPRRLAMYAQAKPADEYIEEKDIAICSNERMAYIYILRYRPGMRKHMVKCLLEEPQLDQVIWQEAGWYHVATHRGNLSFRKGGQLKDDYHNRWEVVGDKAALDMTVEGEQIRYGVYPNALERISHCLDNPHAGELVITAKPGYILQGEGNPGRPGKGSHGSLHQEDSLVPLIISGTSQRLDKPRLIDIVPFIKSLLLNDDNKQ; from the coding sequence ATGCCGACAACCAAAGGGATGATTTATATTATTATTGACTCCTTTCACCCCAGGGCGTTGGCACAGGGGCTTCAGCAAGGCAAACTGCCGGCCTTGTCCTTTCTGATTAAGAACGGCAGCCTGGATGAAGGCTGTGTTTCTAATTTTCCCACCATGACACCCGCCTGTACTTCCGCACTGGCTACCGGGGCACCGCCCAGCCGGCATACCGTTCCGGGCATTGTCTGGTACCACCGGGGCGAGCGAAGAATTATTAATTATAATTTTAATTGGTTATCGCTTTTTCAAAGGGGTTTGCAGCAAAAGGTTCAGGACCTGGTATTTAATTTAAACCACCGGCATCTCAGCTGGGAAGTACAAACTATTTATGAGCAATTGGAAGTTAAAGGCATCTTGACCGCTGCGGTAAACCCTTTTTTTTACCGTGCCAACACAGCATACTCTGTCCGCCTGCCCTTTATTATCAAATTACTGACCCTGTTTGAATTGTCAGACATGAAAATTTTCGGGCCGCAAGGTTTTTGCTTGGGTCAGTTATACCAGCCGCCGGGTAAGCTGCGGCAGATTATTAAAGATATACGATACTGGCGCAAGTTTGGTCTTAATGATGAATTTTCCGTCCGGGCGGCAGCATGGTTTTTGCAGCAAAAACAGCGCCCCCGCTTATTAACAATATATTTTCCTGATACTGACAAAGCGGCTCATGCGCAAAATGCTGATTGTTGCCATCCCTGTTTAACTAAACTCGATCAAAAGATTGCCGAACTGCTGAACTGTTTTCCCAGTTGGCAGGAGGCTTTAAATCAATACACCTTTCTGGTGGTGGGGGATCATGCCCAATCAACATTAACCAAAGGCAGACAAGCGTTAATTAAAATTCCGCGCCGCCTGGCTATGTATGCCCAGGCTAAACCGGCTGATGAATACATTGAAGAAAAGGACATTGCCATTTGTTCCAATGAGCGGATGGCCTACATATACATCCTCAGATACCGGCCGGGCATGCGAAAACATATGGTTAAATGCCTGTTAGAGGAGCCGCAGCTGGATCAAGTGATTTGGCAGGAAGCCGGCTGGTATCATGTGGCAACTCACCGGGGTAACCTTTCTTTTCGTAAGGGCGGGCAACTCAAGGACGACTATCATAACCGGTGGGAGGTAGTGGGAGATAAAGCGGCTCTGGATATGACGGTGGAAGGGGAACAAATAAGGTATGGCGTATACCCCAATGCCTTGGAACGCATCAGTCATTGCCTGGATAACCCGCATGCCGGCGAACTGGTAATTACAGCCAAACCAGGCTATATCTTACAGGGGGAAGGCAACCCGGGCCGCCCCGGCAAAGGCAGCCACGGCTCGCTGCATCAAGAGGATTCACTGGTGCCGTTAATCATCAGCGGGACTTCTCAAAGGCTTGACAAGCCCCGCCTGATTGATATTGTACCGTTTATCAAGTCTTTATTGTTAAATGATGATAATAAACAGTAA
- the pyrE gene encoding orotate phosphoribosyltransferase: protein MTREEILEIFTKTGAMLTGHFLLTSGKHSNRYFQCAQVLQYPQYTERLCQALAQPFAGLDVDTVIGPAMGGILVSYEVARALGARSLFTERENGHMKLRRNFSVSPGERVLVVEDVITTGGSVAEVIQLVRSLGGQPVGVGVLVDRSGGRVDLGVRTEALLRVTVETFEPADCSMCAQGLPASKPGSRRL from the coding sequence ATGACCAGAGAAGAAATTCTTGAAATTTTTACCAAAACAGGTGCCATGTTAACCGGGCATTTTCTCTTGACTTCCGGCAAACACAGCAACCGTTACTTCCAATGTGCCCAGGTGCTGCAATACCCGCAATACACTGAACGGTTGTGTCAAGCCCTGGCACAGCCGTTTGCCGGGCTGGACGTGGATACTGTGATTGGCCCGGCCATGGGAGGCATCCTGGTTTCTTATGAGGTGGCACGGGCGCTGGGGGCACGCAGCCTGTTTACGGAGCGAGAAAACGGCCATATGAAGCTGCGGCGCAACTTTTCTGTCTCACCTGGTGAAAGGGTGCTGGTGGTGGAGGATGTCATTACCACCGGCGGCTCGGTGGCTGAGGTAATCCAACTGGTGCGCAGTTTGGGCGGTCAGCCGGTGGGGGTGGGAGTACTGGTGGACCGCAGCGGCGGCCGGGTGGATTTGGGAGTCCGCACCGAAGCCTTGTTAAGAGTAACTGTGGAAACCTTTGAGCCGGCTGACTGCTCCATGTGCGCCCAAGGCTTGCCTGCCAGCAAGCCCGGCAGCCGACGGTTGTAA